From the Lathyrus oleraceus cultivar Zhongwan6 chromosome 4, CAAS_Psat_ZW6_1.0, whole genome shotgun sequence genome, one window contains:
- the LOC127136058 gene encoding uncharacterized protein LOC127136058, with protein MAVAQDGNGNIFPIAFALVESETKEAWSFFLKNLRMHVTPQANLCLISDRHESIKSAYNNPENGWQFPPSSHVYCIRHIAQNFMREIKDKDLRKMVVNMGYALTEATFNYYRGEIRRTNNNALSWIDNIPREKWARAFDGGQRWGHMTTNLAEAMNAVLKETRNLPIIALVKSTYYRLGSLFGRRGHQWTKMLASGQVFTDNCNKGMAEEVIKANTHNVMQFDRERFYFMVQEKINHNDGRPTGTFSVDLRKQHCDCGKFQAFHLPCSHVIAACSSIRQDYSIHIPDVFKIRNVFKVYQESFLGLPHEENWPQYEGYTLCHDDSMRRRKKGRPNSTRIRTEMDDVEKEKRRCGICREIGHMRRKCPNVAGSSQRPSR; from the coding sequence ATGGCTGTGGCACAGGATGGGAACGGAAACATATTTCCGATAGCGTTCGCATTGGTTGAAAGTGAAACAAAGGAAGCCtggagtttctttcttaagaaTTTGAGAATGCATGTTACCCCCCAAGCAAACCTATGCCTAATATCAGACAGGCATGAATCAATAAAGAGTGCATACAACAACCCGGAAAATGGATGGCAGTTTCCTCCTTCATCACACGTCTATTGCATCAGACATATCGCGCAAAACTTCATGCGGGAGATTAAAGACAAGGATCTGCGGAAAATGGTTGTTAACATGGGTTATGCATTAACAGAGGCAACGTTTAACTACTACCGGGGGGAAATCCGAAGAACAAACAACAACGCTTTATCATGGATAGACAACATCCCTCGCGAGAAGTGggcaagggcatttgacggagggCAACGCTGGGGTCACATGACAACTAACCTAGCAGAAGCAATGAACGCCGTGTTGAAAGAAACCCGGAACCTTCCAATCATTGCGTTGGTCAAATCTACGTACTATCGTTTAGGATCACTATTTGGTAGAAGAGGCCATCAGTGGACAAAAATGTTAGCCTCTGGGCAGGTTTTCACTGATAACTGCAACAAGGGGATGGCTGAGGAAGTCATCAAAGCTAACACGCATAACGTCATGCAGTTCGACCGAGAGAGATTTTATTTCATGGTCCAAGAGAAGATTAATCATAACGACGGTCGACCAACCGGAACGTTCAGCGTTGATCTAAGGAAACAACACTGTGACTGTGGGAAATTTCAGGCATTTCACTTACCTTGCTCTCATGTAATCGCAGCATGTTCGAGCATACGCCAGGACTATTCCATTCACATTCCAGACGTCTTCAAAATTCGTAACGTCTTCAAGGTCTATCAGGAGAGTTTCCTAGGACTTCCCCATGAGGAGAATTGGCCACAATATGAAGGATATACTCTTTGCCACGACGACTctatgagaaggaggaagaaagGGCGCCCAAACAGCACCAGGATTAGAACCGAGATGGACGACGTTGAGAAGGAGAAGAGAAGGTGTGGAATTTGTCGCGAAATAGGACACATGCGTAGGAAATGTCCTAATGTTGCAGGATCATCCCAACGACCTTCCAGATGA
- the LOC127136059 gene encoding uncharacterized protein LOC127136059, which yields MTPIKTDEDVRSMFQCHVTLFQLPSIEIYVRLVDIPEEQPIGNVEEQPSHFYPTQSVQSHDYGMSQAIDEEPTQNNEPFIPNEEVGENSEDDLEEVRFEDLFGISDDDGNEEILDTPAVALRVQPISLYNPPAHMQNISLDDAEPSSVFGSFIPTHNSDEIEEGIEYEDKEECLLALQQWHIKRSLDFSVVKSDSVRFVIKCRNATCNFKCRVSLRKGNSRWRVGKSSGPHTCTTTSMSQDHTKLSSEMISKSIMELVNRDASLKVKVIIAHVVEKYRYIISYKKAWIAKCKAIESLYGNWETSYNDLPQWILVMKTYLPGTIIELQTLPVISNDGSYLGDQRIFHRLFWAFRPCIRGFAYCKPIVQVDGTWLYGSTEGLC from the coding sequence ATGACACCGATTAAGACCGACGAAGATGTCAGGTCGATGTTTCAATGTCATGTAACATTATTTCAATTACCCAGCATTGAGATATATGTTCGTCTAGTTGATATTCCCGAAGAACAACCGATTGGCAATGTTGAGGAACAACCGTCTCACTTCTATCCAACGCAATCTGTACAGTCACACGACTATGGAATGAGTCAAGCCATTGACGAAGAGCCGACTCAAAATAATGAACCTTTCATACCAAATGAAGAGGTGGGCGAGAATAGTGAGGATGATCTTGAGGAGGTTCGATTTGAAGATCTTTTCGGTATTAGCGATGACGATGGCAATGAGGAAATATTAGACACACCGGCTGTTGCACTAAGAGTGCAACCAATTAGTTTGTACAATCCACCTGCGCACATGCAAAATATAAGTTTGGATGATGCCGAACCAAGCTCCGTTTTCGGCAGTTTCATACCAACTCACAACTCTGACGAAATTGAGGAGGGCATAGAGTATGAAGATAAGGAAGAGTGTCTTCTGGCGTTACAACAATGGCATATAAAACGTAGTCTAGATTTCTCTGTGGTTAAATCTGACAGTGTACGTTTTGTCATCAAATGTAGAAATGCAACATGCAATTTCAAATGCAGGGTCTCTTTGCGCAAGGGCAACTCAAGGTGGAGAGTTGGTAAGTCTAGTGGGCCTCATACGTGCACAACAACTTCCATGTCACAAGACCATACAAAACTCAGTTCAGAGATGATTAGCAAGAGCATAATGGAGCTTGTAAATCGTGACGCTTCTCTTAAGGTGAAGGTTATCATTGCTCATGTTGTTGAGAAATACCGGTATATCATATCATACAAAAAGGCATGGATTGCAAAGTGTAAGGCGATTGAGTCGCTCTATGGAAATTGGGAGACATCTTACAACGATCTTCCGCAGTGGATACTGGTAATGAAAACATATCTTCCAGGTACCATTATAGAATTACAAACCCTACCTGTGATTTCAAATGATGGTTCATACTTGGGTGACCAAAGGATATTTCATCGTCTGTTTTGGGCGTTTAGACCATGTATACGTGGCTTCGCGTATTGTAAACCAATTGTGCAGGTTGATGGAACTTGGTTGTATGGCAGTACAGAGGGACTCTGCTGA